A stretch of the Saprospiraceae bacterium genome encodes the following:
- the holA gene encoding DNA polymerase III subunit delta, with product MEFKEVLKEIAGNQLKPVYLISSDELYFMDKLIHLVTNNLLPKEQLDFNLSSLYGKETNIKNVLDLAREFPFLGDRKIILVRDAQDIKDWDLLTAYLKKPNPSTILFALFTKKPDGRASWVKFAKETGYWHEWKSLSDYQLPAFLIELSKEMQLKFEEQALALLLEYVGNDLSTLANELEKLKLNVVKGTTIGKLEIEKYIGVSKEFNVFELQKSLNAKDHAKSFRIFHNLAIHSKSNPIIATIASLFNHFNRIWLTKLNFNKSDDELSKLLKLPFKNFVKDYREAASKYSLTQIEEVIDFLNEYDLKSKGLYNQSTTEKDLYIEIALNFNQLN from the coding sequence ATGGAATTCAAAGAAGTATTAAAGGAAATAGCTGGAAATCAATTAAAACCAGTTTATTTGATCAGTTCCGATGAGCTCTATTTTATGGATAAACTAATCCATTTGGTCACAAATAATTTGTTGCCCAAGGAACAACTTGATTTTAACTTGTCCTCCTTGTATGGGAAGGAAACAAACATTAAAAATGTATTAGACCTAGCCAGGGAGTTTCCTTTTTTAGGTGATCGCAAAATCATTTTAGTAAGAGATGCTCAGGACATAAAGGATTGGGATTTGTTAACTGCGTACTTAAAGAAGCCCAATCCATCTACAATACTCTTTGCATTATTTACTAAGAAACCAGATGGGAGAGCGTCCTGGGTAAAATTCGCAAAAGAAACAGGCTATTGGCATGAATGGAAATCTTTATCTGATTACCAGCTGCCTGCTTTTTTAATTGAGTTGTCCAAGGAAATGCAATTAAAATTTGAGGAGCAGGCATTGGCACTTTTACTGGAATATGTTGGAAATGATTTATCGACCCTGGCAAATGAATTGGAAAAATTAAAATTGAATGTTGTAAAAGGAACAACTATTGGCAAATTAGAGATCGAAAAGTATATTGGGGTTAGTAAAGAATTTAACGTATTTGAATTACAGAAATCATTAAACGCTAAAGATCATGCTAAAAGTTTTCGAATTTTTCATAATTTGGCTATTCATTCAAAGTCAAATCCAATTATCGCAACTATTGCATCTCTTTTTAATCATTTCAATCGAATTTGGCTAACTAAATTGAATTTTAATAAATCTGATGATGAATTAAGCAAATTGTTAAAACTTCCATTTAAGAATTTTGTGAAAGATTATAGAGAAGCAGCTTCAAAGTATTCGTTAACTCAAATAGAAGAGGTTATCGATTTTTTAAATGAATATGATTTAAAATCAAAGGGATTATACAATCAATCTACAACAGAAAAAGATTTGTATATTGAAATTGCATTAAACTTTAACCAACTTAATTAA
- the surE gene encoding 5'/3'-nucleotidase SurE — protein MKAKKLILVTNDDGIFAPGLISLAKSASKFGDVVIVAPNSPQSGMGHAITINQPIRLNKIHTFQDMDAYECSGTPVDCVKLAKNVILKDRPISICLSGINHGSNASINIIYSGTMSAAMEASLENIPSIGFSLLDYSFEADFEASSEYVCAIIERALTEGIQNCNLLNVNIPKLKRDEIKGIKVCKQAEGRWDEEFKEAKDPRNEPYYWLTGKFVSSDLGTDSDIWALENGYISMVPSGHDLTVYKAIEANKSFENL, from the coding sequence ATGAAAGCTAAAAAATTGATCCTAGTAACCAATGATGATGGTATTTTTGCTCCTGGCTTGATATCGCTTGCCAAATCTGCTTCCAAATTCGGTGATGTTGTTATCGTGGCTCCCAACAGTCCTCAATCCGGGATGGGACATGCAATTACTATAAATCAACCAATCCGTTTGAATAAAATTCATACCTTTCAAGACATGGATGCTTACGAATGTTCAGGAACACCTGTGGATTGTGTTAAATTGGCTAAGAATGTAATTCTCAAGGACAGGCCTATATCTATTTGTCTTTCAGGAATAAATCATGGATCAAATGCTTCTATTAATATTATTTATTCAGGAACTATGTCCGCAGCAATGGAAGCATCATTAGAAAACATACCTTCTATCGGATTTTCATTATTGGATTATTCATTTGAAGCAGATTTTGAGGCCTCTTCCGAATATGTATGTGCTATCATAGAACGAGCGTTAACAGAGGGAATTCAAAATTGTAATTTGTTGAATGTAAATATCCCCAAATTAAAAAGGGACGAAATCAAAGGAATCAAGGTTTGTAAACAAGCAGAAGGCAGATGGGATGAAGAATTTAAGGAAGCCAAAGATCCCAGAAATGAGCCCTATTATTGGTTAACAGGTAAATTTGTATCTTCGGATTTAGGAACAGATTCTGATATCTGGGCTTTAGAAAATGGCTACATCAGCATGGTACCTTCAGGACATGATTTGACCGTTTATAAAGCAATTGAAGCAAATAAATCTTTTGAAAACCTCTAA
- the lpxB gene encoding lipid-A-disaccharide synthase yields MSRDFKIYIIAGEASGDLHGAELVKRFKEVNPGISVRGWGGDRLVDAGAHIDIRYEKTNFMGFSEVFKNIFKILGFFRTTKKIIHDWKPDCLLLIDYPGFNLRMAAWAFDHNIPVYYYIAPQVWAWKESRVKKLKKYLRNLYVILPFEKEYFKKHGMVVHYYGHPLVERIRNFKFNPDFRRINNLSNQSIIALLPGSRKQEINSMLPVFLESLKDESGFQIVVAGLKQHKLVYESHLRKSEVKATVVYDDAYNLLYQSHHALVTSGTATLETALFNVPEIVCYKGNQLSYCLAKKLIKVNYISLVNLIVNRKIVPEMIQQNCNAQSIRKELNYLKDPKVRLGMKTDLMQLASLLDGKGCYNQVAEHIIDDLEQFKHENYK; encoded by the coding sequence ATGAGTCGAGATTTTAAAATTTATATTATAGCAGGAGAAGCATCCGGAGATTTACATGGAGCTGAATTGGTTAAAAGATTTAAAGAAGTAAATCCTGGTATTTCAGTTAGAGGTTGGGGAGGAGACCGATTGGTTGATGCGGGTGCACACATAGATATACGATATGAAAAAACCAATTTTATGGGATTTTCAGAAGTATTTAAAAATATATTCAAAATTCTTGGCTTTTTCAGGACTACTAAAAAAATTATACATGATTGGAAACCGGATTGCCTTCTTTTAATCGATTATCCAGGATTTAATTTAAGAATGGCCGCTTGGGCGTTTGATCATAACATTCCTGTATATTATTACATTGCTCCGCAAGTATGGGCCTGGAAAGAAAGTCGGGTTAAGAAATTAAAAAAATATTTAAGGAATCTCTACGTAATCCTTCCTTTTGAAAAAGAATATTTTAAAAAACATGGAATGGTTGTGCATTATTATGGCCATCCTTTAGTTGAAAGAATAAGGAATTTTAAATTTAACCCTGACTTCAGACGAATAAACAACTTAAGCAATCAATCCATTATTGCTTTGTTGCCCGGAAGCAGAAAACAAGAAATCAATTCAATGTTACCTGTATTTCTTGAATCGCTAAAAGATGAATCCGGTTTTCAAATCGTGGTAGCAGGTCTTAAACAACATAAATTAGTGTATGAATCTCATTTAAGAAAATCTGAAGTTAAAGCCACAGTAGTTTATGATGATGCATACAATTTATTGTACCAAAGTCATCATGCTCTCGTAACATCAGGTACCGCAACACTGGAAACTGCCCTATTTAATGTACCTGAAATTGTCTGCTATAAAGGCAATCAATTATCATATTGTCTTGCGAAGAAACTCATTAAAGTGAATTACATCAGCTTGGTTAACCTTATCGTGAATCGAAAGATAGTCCCCGAAATGATTCAGCAAAATTGCAACGCACAAAGCATTAGAAAGGAACTCAATTATTTAAAAGATCCCAAAGTGAGGCTTGGAATGAAAACTGATTTAATGCAACTTGCCTCACTATTAGATGGAAAAGGATGTTATAACCAAGTGGCTGAGCATATTATAGATGACCTGGAACAATTTAAGCATGAGAATTATAAATAA
- a CDS encoding TrmH family RNA methyltransferase, with amino-acid sequence MKKKSLLDLNRLELEDFRAIPKRPIILFADQIRSGHNIGSLFRIADSFLLDSIYLSEYCVKPPHPEIEKSAIGSTNSVAWEAVTDSIICLKDLQSKGYQLIGIEQTDQSQSLEKFKIDLNAKYVLIFGNEVNGISQTILNLVDTCIEIPQFGTKHSLNVSVAAGIVVWHFLGIH; translated from the coding sequence TTGAAGAAAAAATCGCTGCTCGACCTAAACAGATTGGAGTTAGAGGACTTTCGTGCAATTCCAAAACGTCCTATCATTCTCTTTGCAGACCAAATACGATCGGGTCATAACATTGGTTCGCTATTTCGAATTGCAGATTCTTTTTTATTGGATTCTATTTATTTAAGTGAATATTGCGTCAAACCACCGCACCCTGAAATTGAAAAGTCTGCTATAGGAAGCACAAATAGTGTTGCTTGGGAAGCTGTAACTGATTCTATAATTTGTCTTAAAGATTTACAAAGTAAAGGCTATCAATTAATCGGAATCGAACAAACTGATCAAAGCCAATCGCTTGAAAAATTCAAAATAGATTTAAATGCTAAGTATGTTTTGATATTTGGAAATGAAGTAAATGGAATTAGTCAAACTATTTTAAATTTAGTAGATACATGTATTGAAATTCCACAATTTGGAACAAAACATAGTTTAAATGTAAGTGTGGCGGCTGGAATTGTAGTATGGCATTTTTTGGGAATTCATTAA
- a CDS encoding CTP synthase: MAKYIFVTGGVTSSLGKGIISASLAKLLQARGFNATIQKFDPYINVDPGTLNPYEHGECYVTDDGAETDLDLGHYERFLNKPTSQANNITTGKIYQTVINKERAGDYLGKTVQVIPHITDEIKRRISLLGDLGFDMIITELGGTVGDIESLPYLEALRQFRMDIGPENVVTIHLTLLPYLSAAKELKTKPTQHSVKELLEAGIQPDILVCRTERPVTDEIKAKLALFCNLKAENVIEALDADTIYDVPLLMLKERLDVRVLEKLGIHTKMEPDLKNWKKFLGHLKNPSESVRIGLIGKYNELPDAYKSIHEAFVHAGAANECDVEVVPIHAEDIEEETDIRKLLKDLDGILVAPGFGERGIDGKIRAIEFARTKKLPFFGICLGMQCAVVEFCRNVLKIKDASSTEVNPGTKNPVIDLMEDQRKIKTKGGTMRLGAYPCMLKEKSLARKCYKSDFISERHRHRYEFNNKYLDILQKNGMIATGINPDNQLTEIIELKEHPWFVGVQFHPELKSRVELPHPLFVGFIKACILYKTGRN, from the coding sequence ATGGCAAAATACATTTTTGTTACGGGAGGTGTAACATCATCCTTAGGAAAGGGAATTATTTCTGCCTCATTGGCTAAATTGCTTCAGGCGCGTGGATTTAATGCTACCATTCAAAAATTTGACCCTTACATCAATGTGGATCCCGGCACCTTGAATCCTTATGAGCATGGTGAGTGCTATGTAACGGATGATGGCGCGGAAACAGATTTAGACCTTGGGCATTACGAACGATTTTTGAATAAGCCCACTTCTCAGGCTAATAATATTACTACCGGAAAAATATACCAAACAGTTATTAATAAAGAACGGGCCGGTGATTATTTAGGTAAAACAGTCCAGGTAATTCCACACATTACTGATGAAATCAAGCGACGAATTTCATTGCTTGGGGATTTAGGTTTTGATATGATTATCACAGAATTAGGTGGGACAGTTGGTGATATTGAATCTTTGCCTTACCTGGAAGCTTTACGTCAATTTAGGATGGACATTGGGCCAGAAAACGTGGTAACCATACACTTAACCTTATTGCCTTATTTGTCGGCCGCAAAGGAGCTCAAAACCAAACCCACACAGCATTCAGTAAAGGAATTATTGGAAGCCGGTATTCAGCCAGACATTCTTGTTTGTCGCACGGAAAGGCCTGTTACAGATGAAATTAAAGCCAAATTGGCCTTGTTTTGTAACTTAAAAGCAGAAAATGTTATAGAAGCATTGGATGCAGATACAATTTACGATGTGCCTCTATTAATGCTTAAAGAGCGTTTGGACGTTCGGGTACTTGAAAAATTGGGGATTCATACTAAAATGGAACCTGACTTAAAGAACTGGAAGAAGTTTTTAGGCCACCTTAAAAATCCAAGTGAATCTGTCCGAATAGGTTTAATTGGTAAATACAATGAATTGCCGGATGCATATAAATCTATCCATGAAGCATTTGTTCATGCGGGTGCAGCAAATGAATGCGATGTGGAAGTTGTTCCAATTCATGCTGAAGATATTGAAGAAGAAACAGATATCCGTAAATTATTGAAAGATCTGGATGGGATTTTGGTTGCTCCTGGCTTTGGTGAACGGGGCATTGATGGAAAGATACGCGCTATTGAATTTGCACGCACTAAAAAATTGCCATTTTTTGGCATCTGTCTTGGTATGCAGTGCGCTGTAGTTGAGTTTTGTAGAAATGTATTAAAAATAAAGGATGCATCTTCTACTGAAGTAAACCCGGGTACAAAAAATCCAGTAATTGATTTGATGGAAGATCAACGAAAAATTAAAACGAAAGGTGGAACCATGCGATTAGGAGCATATCCTTGCATGCTAAAAGAGAAATCATTAGCCCGGAAATGCTATAAATCGGATTTTATTTCAGAGCGCCACAGGCATCGGTATGAATTTAACAATAAATACCTGGATATTTTGCAAAAAAATGGCATGATCGCTACAGGAATTAATCCAGACAATCAATTGACTGAAATAATTGAGCTAAAAGAACACCCATGGTTTGTTGGTGTTCAATTTCATCCCGAATTAAAAAGCAGAGTAGAGTTGCCGCACCCATTATTTGTTGGGTTTATAAAAGCGTGCATCCTTTATAAAACTGGACGTAATTAA
- a CDS encoding MOSC domain-containing protein, whose amino-acid sequence MYFAIRLYLVYFVTGRKIRLFFEFMAEYFSDLLYIYPVKSIAGIPVKALKLNDRGLEFDRFWMLVNENYQMLSQRDFPKLNLLKIFEEENSFKILDPSIPESYVKISKKINTIKQVEASIWNQNVQAALVDFEASDWFSEFLNFKVFLIANARRLKFKQLNEKNHELQLNFQDGYPVHLINLKSVSDLSQRCNLYIEPERFRANIYIDLPEPYYEDQLKYIRINGIEFEFLKPCERCIMINLKSKSASFTPEPLKTLSTYRMYSNKIHFGSYIKPI is encoded by the coding sequence ATGTATTTTGCCATAAGATTGTATTTAGTTTACTTTGTTACGGGTCGTAAAATTAGGCTATTTTTTGAATTTATGGCAGAATACTTCTCTGATCTATTATACATATATCCAGTTAAATCAATTGCAGGAATTCCGGTTAAAGCTTTAAAACTAAATGATCGAGGTCTTGAATTTGATAGATTTTGGATGTTGGTGAATGAAAACTATCAAATGCTAAGCCAAAGAGATTTTCCAAAACTTAATTTGTTAAAGATATTTGAAGAAGAAAATTCCTTTAAAATCCTGGACCCCTCTATACCCGAAAGTTATGTTAAAATTTCAAAAAAAATAAATACAATCAAACAGGTTGAAGCCTCAATATGGAATCAAAACGTGCAGGCAGCTCTGGTGGATTTTGAAGCTTCTGACTGGTTTTCGGAGTTTTTAAATTTTAAAGTATTTCTAATAGCCAATGCCCGTAGATTAAAATTCAAACAATTAAATGAAAAAAATCACGAGCTCCAGCTAAACTTTCAGGATGGTTATCCTGTACATTTAATCAATTTAAAATCGGTTTCAGATCTAAGTCAGAGGTGTAATTTATATATTGAACCCGAACGGTTCAGAGCTAATATTTACATAGATTTGCCTGAGCCTTATTATGAGGATCAATTGAAATACATACGAATTAATGGCATTGAATTTGAATTTTTAAAACCATGTGAACGGTGCATCATGATCAACTTAAAATCAAAAAGTGCTTCATTTACACCAGAACCTTTAAAAACCCTTTCAACCTACCGCATGTATTCAAATAAAATTCATTTTGGAAGTTATATTAAACCAATCTAA